A single window of Coregonus clupeaformis isolate EN_2021a unplaced genomic scaffold, ASM2061545v1 scaf0493, whole genome shotgun sequence DNA harbors:
- the LOC121559404 gene encoding sialic acid-binding Ig-like lectin 11 has product MKVTCQVTFQKKHQIEETVTLNVTYVKDPQITGNKTVKEDGTLGLTCSVDSYPPSDITWSKNRTSPPLQNYTEKATLTISNVTREHAGEYVCTAQHLNRTMTASTVVTVMYHPVIPVILPGSGCVDQAEVMTCVCVSQGVPLPLIEWPLLELNTEKYSLTTSPAC; this is encoded by the exons ATGAAGGTTACGTGTCAAGTAACCTTTCAGAAAAAACATCAAATTGAAGAGACAGTAACTTTGAATGTGACAT ATGTGAAAGACCCCCAAATAACTGGAAATAAAACAGTGAAGGAGGATGGTACCCTGGGTCTGACCTGCAGTGTTGACAGTTACCCACCATCTGACATCACTTGGAGTAAGAACAGGACAAGTCCCCCACTTCAGAATTACACTGAAAAGGCCACTCTCACCATCTCCAATGTGACAAGAGAACATGCTGGGGAGTATGTGTGTACAGCGCAACACCTCAACAGGACTATGACAGCTTCCACTGTTGTCACTGTGATGT ACCATCCTGTGATTCCTGTGATTCTTCCTGGCTCTGGGTGTGTGGATCAGGCAGAGGtcatgacctgtgtgtgtgtcagtcagggGGTTCCCTTACCCCTCATAGAGTGGCCACTGCTGGAGCTCAACACAGAGAAGTACAGCCTCACTACATCA CCTGCCTGTTAG